The following proteins come from a genomic window of Sander vitreus isolate 19-12246 chromosome 14, sanVit1, whole genome shotgun sequence:
- the stm gene encoding protein starmaker, translated as MLQRCVLLLLVAIASVSLAAPVPEGTTADDRSAALLDHINNAATESPRSDGQTQAAAPVSPESQDVTDSGASDEDSAAATQAQDVADSGASDEDSAAASQAQDPEDDSAKSDDNSDEKLITDSDSETDSDSDSKTETDDDSEEDLLKPDDSISKDDDSQEVEGDEIGSEEHAEEKEVKEDGDNSDAKTDSDSNEGSNTKTDAKTDSNEGSDTKTDAKTDSNEGSDTKTDAKTDSNEGSDTKTDAKTDSDEESDTKTDAKTDSDEGSDTKTDAKTNSDEESNPKTDGKTDSDDESDNQTDSGADSKTGSDSLVDDDSDSKTDSREQSDTKTDGKTKTDSDHSDDQTDSGEQSDTKTDGKTKTDSDDHSDDQTDSGSDSKTGSDSLVDDDSDSKTDSDDQTDAEADVLKPDDSISQDTDSQMEGGEAGSEEPAEVVGEDKEMGGEIDPIMSDDDSISDDKDVTLSDEDSQTDGENGKPGPESKDINDTQDSVEVIQDDSPNSDTVEPKEQSSETPISTKVPSADQPDKPDDSTSTTAKAVN; from the exons ATGCTCCAACG gtGTGTTTTGTTGCTGCTCGTTGCCATCGCATCAGTTTCTCTCGCAGCTCCAGTCCCAG AGGGAACAACAGCTGATG ATAGAAGTGCAGCGCTGCTGGATCACATAAACaatg CTGCTACTGAGAGCCCAAGATCTGATGGACAGACTCAag CTGCTGCTCCTGTAAGCCCAGAGAGTCAag ATGTTACTGACAGCGGCGCCTCTGATGAAG aTTCAGCTGCAGCAACTCAAGCACAAG ATGTTGCTGACAGCGGCGCCTCTGATGAAG atTCAGCTGCTGCATCTCAAGCACAAG ATCCCGAGGACGATTCTGCTAAAAGTGACGACAACAGTGACGAGAAGTTGATCACTGACTCTGACTCTGAGACGGACTCCGACTCTGACTCTAAGACAGAGACTGACGATGACTCTGAGGAAGACTTACTAAAACCAGATGATAGCATCAGCAAGGACGATGACAGCCAGGAGGTGGAGGGGGATGAGATAGGGAGTGAGGAGCATGCAGAAGAGAAGGAAGTGAAGGAAGATGGAGATAACTCTGATGCTAagactgattctgattctaatgAAGGGTCTAACACCAAGACTGATGCTAAGACTGATTCTAATGAAGGGTCTGACACCAAGACTGATGCTAAGACTGATTCTAATGAAGGGTCTGACACCAAGACTGATGCTAAGACTGATTCTAATGAAGGGTCTGACACCAAGACTGATGCTAAGACTGACTCTGATGAAGAGTCTGACACCAAGACTGATGCTAAGACTGACTCTGATGAAGGGTCTGACACCAAGACTGATGCTAAGACTAACTCTGATGAAGAGTCTAACCCTAAGACTGACGGTAAGACTGATAGTGACGATGAGTCTGACAATCAGACAGATTCTGGGGCTGACTCTAAGACAGGGTCTGACTCTCTGGTTGATGATGATTCTGACTCTAAGACTGATTCTAGGGAACAGTCTGACACCAAGACTGACGGTAAGACTAAGACTGATAGTGATCATTCTGACGATCAGACAGATTCTGGGGAACAGTCTGACACTAAGACTGACGGTAAGACTAAGACTGATAGTGACGATCATTCTGACGATCAGACTGATTCTGGGTCGGACTCTAAGACAGGTTCGGACTCTCTGGTTGATGATGATTCTGACTCTAAGACTGATTCGGACGATCAGACTGACGCTGAGGCTGACGTACTAAAACCAGATGATAGCATCAGCCAGGACACTGACAGCCAGATGGAGGGGGGCGAGGCAGGAAGTGAGGAACCAGCAGAGGTGGTAGGGGAAGATAAGGAGATGGGAGGTGAAATAGATCCTATAATGTCAGATGATGACAGCATAAGCGACGACAAAGACGTTACTCTGAGTGACGAAGACAGTCAGACTGATGGTGAAAACGGAAAACCTGGGCCTGAAAGCAAGGACATCAATGACACACAGGACTCTGTGGAGGTGATTCAGGACGACTCTCCAAACTCGGACACTGTGGAACCAAAGGAGCAGAGTTCAGAAACTCCCATCTCCACTAAAG TGCCATCTGCTGACCAACCAGACAAACCGGACgactccacctccaccaccgCAAAGG ctGTGAATTAG